The Pirellulales bacterium genome has a segment encoding these proteins:
- a CDS encoding sigma-70 family RNA polymerase sigma factor, with amino-acid sequence MAIPDDFMPAAENSIDSGSVTRWITQLRLGNSTAAQELWERYYARLIRLAHKRLAGVTLRAVDEEDVVQSAFASFCGRIEKGHFPRLHDRDDLWRLLVVITARKAVSQIRREKAQKRGGLTLSEPMNSEWPDLDAVVGNEPSPDFALQTAETIRDLLACLPLDSLRTLAQTKMEGLTNEEVARELRCSVRTVERRLQMIRDVWQSHDREE; translated from the coding sequence ATGGCAATCCCAGACGACTTCATGCCTGCCGCGGAAAACTCGATCGATTCTGGCTCGGTCACGCGCTGGATTACCCAGTTGCGCCTTGGTAATTCGACCGCCGCACAAGAGCTTTGGGAACGGTACTATGCGCGTCTCATAAGACTCGCCCACAAGCGATTGGCTGGAGTGACGTTACGGGCTGTCGATGAGGAGGACGTTGTACAAAGTGCCTTCGCCAGCTTTTGCGGCCGCATCGAAAAAGGTCACTTTCCGAGACTGCACGACCGAGACGATCTGTGGCGTCTCTTAGTCGTCATCACAGCGCGCAAGGCCGTGAGCCAGATCCGTCGTGAAAAGGCACAGAAACGGGGGGGGTTGACTTTGTCCGAGCCAATGAATTCGGAATGGCCCGACCTCGATGCTGTCGTAGGCAACGAACCAAGTCCGGATTTTGCCTTGCAAACTGCTGAGACAATTCGCGACCTGCTCGCATGCCTGCCACTAGACTCGCTCCGTACCCTGGCTCAAACGAAAATGGAGGGGCTGACAAACGAGGAAGTTGCCCGAGAATTGCGTTGTTCGGTCCGCACCGTCGAGCGGAGGCTACAAATGATCCGGGACGTTTGGCAGTCGCATGATCGGGAAGAATAG
- a CDS encoding transposase, which translates to MTTTQRHSPAQIARKLRDAEAMIASGRTIAETCSALHVSKQTLHRWRASQTIAVRGEAGQLHELRDENVRLRRIVADQALRIQSLQDELKQKRQANRAPEARERGK; encoded by the coding sequence TTGACAACGACGCAACGGCACTCGCCAGCACAGATTGCGCGAAAGCTTCGAGATGCTGAGGCGATGATTGCTTCGGGAAGGACGATTGCGGAGACCTGTAGCGCTCTGCATGTCAGCAAGCAAACCTTGCATCGGTGGCGCGCCAGCCAAACCATCGCGGTTCGCGGCGAAGCCGGGCAACTCCACGAGCTAAGAGACGAGAACGTTCGGCTGCGGCGCATCGTTGCCGATCAGGCACTTCGGATCCAATCTTTGCAGGACGAACTAAAGCAAAAGCGTCAGGCCAACCGTGCACCAGAAGCTCGGGAACGCGGTAAATGA